The DNA region AAAGTTATTTAATTTAGCGAAAACATTTTGGAAAAAGAAAAAAGCAATATATGAAATACTTGATATGACAGTAGTTGCTCCTAGTAATTGGTTGGCTAAATGTGCCCAAAATAGTTCGCTGATGAATAATAAAAGAATCGTTGTTATTCCTAATGGTATTGATACAAGTATATATAAACCGATAGAAAAAAAAATTGCGCGAGAAATATTGAATTTGCCTGAAAACAAAAAAATAATTTGTTTTGGGGCTATTAGTAGTACTGCAGATGAAAACAAAGGTTATAATTATTTAAAGGATGCCCTAAAATATTTAAAAACTAATTGCGGAAATTTAGATTTTGAAATTTTGATTTTTGGTTCTGACAAACCTTTGACTCCAGAAAATTTTGGAGTTCCAATAAACTATTTGGGGAAAGTTAATGATGATTATACATTGGCACTTGTTTATTCTAGTGCAGATGTTTTTGTTGCACCTTCTAAATCCGAGAATTTACCGAATACTGTAATGGAATCTCTGGCTTGTGGTAGACCAGTAGTTGCATTTGATATAGGTGGAATGAGTGACTTAATTGTAAATGGTAGCAATGGCTATTTGGCGAAACCTTATGACGCTATAGAATTAGGTAAATGTCTATTAAGAATACTTTTAGCAGATAATTTGGCACAATATGAAGTTAATGCTAGACGAAAAGTTGTAGAAAATTTTACTATAGAACATGTTGCTAGAAAATATATAGATCTTTATGAGGAAATTAACATTTAAGGAGTACTATTATGCAAAAAACAGCACTAATAACAGGAATAACAGGACAAGATGGGGCGTACTTAGCAGAACTTTTATTAGCTAAAGGCTATATTGTTCATGGAATTAAACGTCGCTCATCACAATTTAATACAGATAGAATTGATCATTTGTACAAAGATTTACATGAAAAAGATGTTAAATTTTTCTTGCATTATGGCGACTTAACAGATGCCACTAATTTAATTAGAATAATTCAACAAGTACAACCAGACGAAATATACAACTTGGCAGCACAAAGTCATGTGCAAGTATCTTTTGATACGCCAGAGTATACGGCGAATTCTGATGCTTTGGGTACTTTGAGAATTTTAGAGGCAATTCGAATTTTAGGTTTGCAAGAAAAAACTAGATTTTACCAAGCCTCTACCAGTGAGTTATATGGTCTAGTACAAGAAACTCCTCAAAAAGAAACCACGCCTTTTTATCCGCGCAGTCCTTATGCTGTGGCTAAGTTATATGCATACTGGATTACCGTAAATTATCGTGAAGCCTATAATATGTATGCTTGTAACGGTATTTTGTTCAATCATGAGTCACCTTTGCGTGGAGAAACCTTTGTTACACGGAAAATAACTCGAGCTGTAGCTAGAATAAAACTAGGATTGCAAGATAAATTATACTTAGGTAACTTGAGTGCAAAACGGGACTGGGGTTTTGCTAAAGATTATGTACAAGCAATGTGGTTGATGCTTCAACAAGAAAAGCCTGAAGACTTTGTAATTGCAACAGGCGAAACGCATGAAGTAAGAGAATTTGTAAGCCTAGCATTTGCTGAAGCTGGAATTCAAATTACTTGGCAAGGTGAAGGGGTAAATGAAAAAGGCTTAGATCAAGATGGACGGGTATTGGTAGAAGTTGATCCGCGCTATTTCCGCCCTACAGAAGTAGAGTTGTTGTTAGGGGATGCTACTAAAGCGCAACAAAAATTAGGCTGGAAACCAGAGACACCCTTGCA from Succinispira mobilis DSM 6222 includes:
- a CDS encoding glycosyltransferase yields the protein MKILQLSTFDSGGGAARSACRLQKEFVKNNIDSRLYVQKKTLGDYWVQDDDRYIGKIRSLFAPHLENGFKKIFQTKLSKPFSLNIIPNPTLRKYIKSNNFDIVNLHWINGGFFRLEELDFKKKYIWTLHDSWAFTGGCHIPYYCLEYEHNCEKCAMLKNKKLFNLAKTFWKKKKAIYEILDMTVVAPSNWLAKCAQNSSLMNNKRIVVIPNGIDTSIYKPIEKKIAREILNLPENKKIICFGAISSTADENKGYNYLKDALKYLKTNCGNLDFEILIFGSDKPLTPENFGVPINYLGKVNDDYTLALVYSSADVFVAPSKSENLPNTVMESLACGRPVVAFDIGGMSDLIVNGSNGYLAKPYDAIELGKCLLRILLADNLAQYEVNARRKVVENFTIEHVARKYIDLYEEINI
- the gmd gene encoding GDP-mannose 4,6-dehydratase, encoding MQKTALITGITGQDGAYLAELLLAKGYIVHGIKRRSSQFNTDRIDHLYKDLHEKDVKFFLHYGDLTDATNLIRIIQQVQPDEIYNLAAQSHVQVSFDTPEYTANSDALGTLRILEAIRILGLQEKTRFYQASTSELYGLVQETPQKETTPFYPRSPYAVAKLYAYWITVNYREAYNMYACNGILFNHESPLRGETFVTRKITRAVARIKLGLQDKLYLGNLSAKRDWGFAKDYVQAMWLMLQQEKPEDFVIATGETHEVREFVSLAFAEAGIQITWQGEGVNEKGLDQDGRVLVEVDPRYFRPTEVELLLGDATKAQQKLGWKPETPLQELVTMMVREDINSAKRDVLCEQHGFDVKQYNE